One Marinibacterium anthonyi genomic region harbors:
- a CDS encoding hypothetical protein (putative conserved protein), translated as MPKGYIIGHITVRDPEAYKEYVEKDTPILKALGAKFIVRGGPSETPEGETQNRHVVIEFPSYEAAKAAYHDPDYQVVAEIRRRTADSTIILVEGHDDDD; from the coding sequence ATGCCCAAGGGTTACATCATCGGCCATATCACGGTCCGCGATCCCGAGGCCTACAAGGAATACGTCGAGAAGGACACGCCGATCCTGAAGGCGCTGGGCGCGAAGTTCATCGTGCGCGGCGGTCCGTCGGAAACGCCCGAGGGCGAGACCCAGAACCGGCATGTGGTGATCGAATTCCCCAGCTACGAGGCGGCCAAGGCCGCCTATCACGATCCAGATTACCAGGTCGTCGCCGAGATCCGGCGACGGACGGCCGACAGCACCATCATCCTGGTCGAAGGCCACGACGACGACGACTGA
- a CDS encoding ABC-type uncharacterized transport system, periplasmic component, with product MKKLNALAALVASTALAAPMAMAQDMADSLTLVSWGGAYQKSQKLAYADPYLADHPGLTVTWDESSAEAVAKLRAMNEAGNITWDLVDVVAADAIRLCDEGLAMEIDPDEDLLPGDDGSSAEDDFGDLLVSDCFIPQIVYSTTVGYRTDLVGDTPPTDICALFDTETYPGKRALEKRPINNMEWALYCDGVAKDEIYDVLGTEEGQQQALDKLATIKDDVVWWSAGADTPQLLADGEVVMGSTYNGRLFSVIEEQKQPVAMLWDMQVFDLDGWIIPTGLDEAHLARTKDFVKFATDTQRLADQAKYISYGPARASSAPLVGKHAELGIDMAPHMPTDPENSKNTLLYNYEFWADYRDDIDAKFQAWLAQ from the coding sequence ATGAAGAAACTGAACGCACTCGCCGCCCTTGTCGCATCGACGGCGCTTGCCGCTCCGATGGCAATGGCACAGGACATGGCCGATTCGCTGACCCTGGTCAGCTGGGGCGGCGCCTACCAGAAAAGCCAGAAACTGGCCTATGCCGACCCGTACCTGGCGGACCATCCGGGGCTGACCGTCACCTGGGACGAAAGTTCGGCCGAGGCCGTCGCCAAGCTGCGCGCCATGAACGAAGCCGGCAACATCACCTGGGACCTGGTCGACGTGGTGGCCGCTGACGCGATCCGCCTGTGCGACGAAGGCCTGGCGATGGAAATCGACCCCGACGAAGACCTGCTGCCGGGTGACGACGGGTCGTCCGCCGAAGACGATTTCGGCGACCTGCTGGTGTCGGATTGCTTCATCCCGCAGATCGTCTATTCGACCACCGTGGGCTATCGCACCGACCTGGTCGGCGACACGCCCCCGACCGACATCTGCGCGCTGTTCGACACGGAAACCTATCCGGGCAAGCGCGCGCTGGAAAAGCGTCCGATCAACAACATGGAATGGGCGCTGTATTGCGACGGCGTCGCCAAGGACGAGATCTATGACGTCCTGGGCACCGAAGAAGGCCAGCAGCAGGCGCTGGACAAGCTTGCCACCATCAAGGACGACGTCGTCTGGTGGTCGGCCGGCGCCGACACGCCGCAGCTTCTGGCCGATGGCGAAGTCGTGATGGGGTCTACCTACAACGGTCGCCTGTTCTCGGTCATCGAGGAACAGAAGCAGCCGGTTGCGATGCTGTGGGACATGCAGGTGTTCGACCTTGACGGCTGGATCATCCCGACCGGCCTGGACGAAGCGCACCTGGCCCGCACCAAGGACTTCGTGAAGTTCGCCACCGACACCCAGCGCCTGGCCGATCAGGCCAAGTACATCAGCTATGGTCCGGCCCGTGCATCGTCGGCCCCGCTGGTCGGCAAGCATGCCGAACTGGGCATCGACATGGCGCCGCACATGCCGACCGATCCCGAGAACTCGAAGAACACGCTTCTTTATAACTACGAGTTCTGGGCCGACTATCGCGACGACATCGACGCGAAGTTCCAGGCCTGGCTGGCTCAATAA
- the potA_18 gene encoding Spermidine/putrescine import ATP-binding protein PotA: protein MADMTSDSAFVEFDRVQKSYDGETLVVKDLNLSLPKGEFLTMLGPSGSGKTTCLMMLAGFETATYGDIRLGGVSINNIPPHKRGIGMVFQNYALFPHMTVAENLSFPLEVRKIGKSEREQKVKRALDMVQMGAFGGRRPAQLSGGQQQRIALARALVFEAELVLMDEPLGALDKQLREHMQFEIKRIADNLGITVVYVTHDQTEALTMSDRVAVFNDGRIQQLAPPDKLYEEPENSFVAQFIGENNTLEGVVKEINGNRAVVQLDGGEIIDARPVNVTKPGERTRVSIRPERVEYNKDRLQEGVHTLKAEVLEFIYMGDIFRTRLRVAGNDEFVIKTRNAPDQARLQPGQQIEIGWLPDDCRALDA, encoded by the coding sequence TTGGCAGACATGACCAGCGACAGCGCGTTTGTCGAATTCGATCGCGTGCAGAAAAGCTATGACGGCGAGACACTTGTCGTCAAAGACCTGAACCTTTCCCTGCCCAAGGGCGAATTCCTGACGATGCTGGGACCGTCGGGGTCCGGCAAGACCACCTGCCTGATGATGCTGGCAGGGTTCGAGACGGCCACCTACGGCGATATCCGGCTGGGCGGCGTTTCGATCAACAACATCCCGCCGCACAAGCGCGGCATCGGAATGGTGTTCCAGAACTACGCCCTGTTCCCCCACATGACCGTCGCCGAGAACCTCAGCTTTCCGCTGGAGGTGCGCAAGATCGGCAAGTCCGAGCGCGAGCAGAAGGTCAAGCGCGCGCTGGACATGGTGCAGATGGGCGCATTCGGCGGCCGCCGTCCGGCGCAATTGTCGGGCGGTCAGCAACAGCGGATCGCCCTGGCGCGCGCGCTGGTCTTCGAGGCGGAACTGGTGCTGATGGACGAACCGCTGGGCGCGCTGGACAAGCAGCTGCGCGAACACATGCAGTTCGAGATCAAGCGCATCGCCGACAACCTGGGCATCACCGTGGTCTACGTGACCCACGACCAGACCGAAGCGCTGACCATGTCGGACCGGGTCGCCGTGTTCAACGACGGCCGGATCCAGCAGCTGGCGCCGCCCGACAAGCTGTACGAGGAACCCGAGAACAGCTTTGTCGCCCAGTTCATCGGCGAGAACAACACGCTGGAAGGCGTGGTCAAGGAGATCAACGGCAACCGGGCCGTGGTGCAGCTGGACGGGGGCGAGATCATCGATGCCCGGCCGGTCAACGTCACCAAGCCGGGCGAACGCACGCGGGTGTCCATCCGTCCCGAGCGGGTGGAATACAACAAGGACCGTCTGCAGGAAGGCGTGCACACGCTGAAGGCCGAGGTCCTGGAATTCATCTACATGGGCGACATCTTCCGCACGCGGCTGCGCGTGGCGGGCAACGATGAATTCGTCATCAAGACGCGGAACGCGCCCGACCAGGCGCGTCTGCAACCGGGACAGCAGATCGAAATCGGCTGGTTGCCCGACGATTGCCGCGCGCTCGACGCCTGA